A genomic segment from Gracilimonas sediminicola encodes:
- a CDS encoding ZIP family metal transporter: MELLSLPITKVFLYALLTAVTTGLGALPFFFIKDISPSLLGKSNAAASGLMLAASFSLIMEGYDIDQWMTLGGMLGGVILVVLANRWMEGRTEVGVEDLITGKRKQMLLFLGIMTVHSFAEGISVGVSFANTMEFGVFIAIAIAVHNIPEGLAISLVMVPQGTSAFKAVLWSIFSSLPQPLMAIPAFLFVEVFKEYLPFGLGFAAGAMIWMVFADLIPEALEQCSPKKVGLWVTLAILAMSAFQILIGH; encoded by the coding sequence ATGGAATTACTCTCGCTCCCTATCACCAAAGTTTTTTTGTATGCGCTGCTCACGGCGGTTACTACCGGATTGGGAGCTCTGCCTTTCTTTTTTATCAAGGATATTTCTCCTTCCCTGTTGGGTAAATCCAATGCTGCAGCTTCCGGGTTGATGCTCGCCGCCAGCTTCAGCCTTATCATGGAAGGGTATGACATCGACCAATGGATGACACTGGGCGGGATGCTGGGCGGCGTAATTTTGGTGGTATTAGCAAATCGATGGATGGAGGGCCGAACGGAAGTTGGCGTTGAAGATCTTATTACCGGCAAACGCAAACAGATGCTGCTTTTCCTCGGCATTATGACGGTTCATTCCTTTGCGGAGGGAATAAGTGTGGGCGTTTCGTTTGCCAACACGATGGAGTTTGGGGTCTTTATCGCTATTGCTATTGCTGTGCATAACATCCCGGAAGGATTGGCTATCAGCCTGGTTATGGTTCCCCAGGGAACTTCTGCTTTTAAAGCCGTGCTTTGGAGTATTTTTTCGAGCCTGCCCCAGCCGTTAATGGCTATCCCTGCTTTCCTGTTTGTTGAAGTTTTTAAAGAATACCTCCCCTTCGGCCTGGGCTTTGCAGCCGGTGCTATGATCTGGATGGTTTTTGCTGACCTGATTCCTGAAGCGCTTGAACAGTGTTCTCCCAAAAAAGTCGGGCTTTGGGTTACACTGGCTATCCTTGCCATGAGTGCTTTCCAGATTCTAATCGGGCATTAG